DNA from Streptococcus parasuis:
CCACCATTTTCTTCTGTAATAAAGGAATCAATGCCAACTCCGTGGCAGTCGCATAACAACCTGGATTTGCCACAAATTTTTGAGAGGTCAAATTAGAAAATTCTGTCAGTCCGTAAGAAAACTGTGCAATCACATCTTCACTAGCTGGTTCCTTTCCATACCATTGTTTATAGGTTTCCGCAGGTAAACGATGATCACCTGATAAATCAATGACTGGAAATTGATTTTGGACGAAGACAGCAGCTAAATCTTTGGCAATTCCACTGGGAGTTGCAAAAAATACTAAATCAGCAATTTCCATGATACGTTCTGCATTAAACTCCTCAATATGGTGATCGAAACCATCCGTTACATGTGGATAAATATACGATATTCTTTGGCCAACTTCTTTACTGGCATGGACAGAAACAACATCGACATGCGGATGATTTTTCAATATTCTAAGCAATTCCAGTCCACTATATCCAGTAACACCAACAATCGAAACTTTCATTCCATACCTCCAATAGTAATTATGCTGACTAGTTTATCGCATTTTTATACACTTGTCAACATATTGTTGCATAAAAATACAAAAAAATATTTAAGGATGAACATTCGGAGTTTCAGATTAACTTTAATTGAATGATGATTCTGATATTTTCAGGAAATTTTCAAACTTCTATGCAAACAAAAAAATACTCCTAGAAATGCGAGTGGATAGGATCCACCTTCTCCTCTAGAAGTATTTTTACACAAATCATATGAACACGATTAGCCTTTTACAGCAAAATAGTGTCCGCTTGGGCTAGCAAAATTAAAGTTAGGGAATGGCTCAGCATTCACTGGGCTACATGTATCCGTCAAAGCAGCTATGCGCTCTTGCAATGCTTGAATGTCATCTGACTCAAATAACACACTTGGTGTCATGTCAATGACTTCAGGCGATACTTGACGAATAAACTCTTTTGCATAGACTGTAATGGTTGTAGATGCTTCAGCATGGGGTTTCATGTCGAATGTTTCAAAGCCCATCATTTCAGCTTCATTCAAAATCGTAAAACCAGCTGCTTTCCAAAAAGCCTTCTCAGCAGCAACGTCTTCTACGTACAACATCAAACCAAATTCTTTTGTAAACATGAATTCTCCTTAAACTATGTTCAAATGCAAGCTGATAAACTGGCCACATTTGATTCACTCTATTTATATGAGTCTGTTTTTTCTTTGTTTTGTAGAGCAAGTAATTCTGATAACTCTTTTTTCAAATTCTTGATTTCACTCTTTAATGAAAGATTTTTGGTCAAGCCTATTAAGTATTGGATGACTATTCCAATGAGAAGCGAACCAATTATAACCAAAATCAAAGGCATACGAAATTGACCGAACAAATAATTGACAATAACCTCTTGACGATTGGCTAATGAAAGAACAACTGTCAAAATAATCACGAGCAATAAACCAATAAGTGATAATCTCTGTTTCATCATAACTCCTTTTCTACTATGACAGTCTAGCATAAGAATCAAAACATAGCAAGAAAGACTTCTTTGAATTTACCTCAAATTGAATTGAAGAAAAATTTATCGATTACTATTTAAAACCACTATTTCCATTTTTCAAGAAAAGCTGTCAGCTCTTCCTGTGCTTCTGGTGTGGTGCCGACTAGCTATCTTTGGATTAAACTGAAAAAATCATATTAACAATGCATTAAATACACTGTTAATGTGCACTTTTTAACCATTAAAAAAATGGTGTATTTTCACTCCTTCTCCAACACCTTAAATGGGATATGGGAGTAGTCTCTATGCTCTTTTAAAAATTCCAAGGCTTCTTTTTTTACCTGTACGAGATTGACACCTTGGGCATGTGCCCCATAAACACAGCCACAGTAACACTGGCGATAAATATCATATTCTTCACACATCTGAACCGATCGCTGGTAACCACCATTTTTCTTGAAATCACTCGGAAGATATTGGGTATCGTACAGCTTCTGCACC
Protein-coding regions in this window:
- a CDS encoding glyoxalase, encoding MFTKEFGLMLYVEDVAAEKAFWKAAGFTILNEAEMMGFETFDMKPHAEASTTITVYAKEFIRQVSPEVIDMTPSVLFESDDIQALQERIAALTDTCSPVNAEPFPNFNFASPSGHYFAVKG
- a CDS encoding LapA family protein, producing MMKQRLSLIGLLLVIILTVVLSLANRQEVIVNYLFGQFRMPLILVIIGSLLIGIVIQYLIGLTKNLSLKSEIKNLKKELSELLALQNKEKTDSYK